One Brassica napus cultivar Da-Ae chromosome C4, Da-Ae, whole genome shotgun sequence genomic region harbors:
- the LOC106396433 gene encoding uncharacterized protein LOC106396433 isoform X1, translating to MGNGEETKCVFPLTSLQIGDMQSYISDLSIFLGNKSKKMYIFVDNQPWSNPGIRSAHLWQIVVTNYRRSPFANKGREEKKKQSQEDEEEEEEKKPKENNKKTDNLKKWFSLIDATTFSKKKLPAKKLDETFYGFIVFEVEWANVRGISYLNELQTDTSLAIEAKMMRRWEFESIDEAATNMFQWFSGSKSERPCLREYLDPSKGEVFHDASTDFPKTSPVDDEVETDSPCCSRSVFSVDHSVADYDENDPHTPPLTGPYKRRRLSKAITNGVELDYMGETPRRKDNSFDHWESHVPDGDETIIEATRYKDVLVLVRFGDRDLPFKLREVIMSDIRLLTLLEANLPSWVLFLQSYPCLCHLYRPWMCLLARALYVMISVITVVIGFYDLYKNVPVLKATASRLCGPLFDWVETWDMVSRIKYLGTMLFLHNVQKAVRWGLTMARGMQSFVSLLVMPLVNPLLEVLGLLLPLWNSLAETVLSLVSVVWIVVESGCNLVGDVVEVVLLPIWLVVSVVLNIINTVLLPLLWILWEVLYAPIRVVAALANGLALSFSYVFDVLGDLWRYMSSLVQFASDSQAAVKTYEVSMWRTLWNDLFSHVFRAVRSILNGFVAFFAACNKHRLSIYNHIQDFIKRLRGRTLRADSEHDRSAKNHQRKGDDTRRKLHLA from the exons AGACATGCAATCATATATATCTGACCTCAGCATATTCCTGGGgaataaaagtaaaaagatGTACATATTCGTGGACAACCAGCCATGGTCTAACCCTGGCATCCGATCTGCTCACTTGTGGCAGATAGTGGTTACAAAT tatAGACGCTCCCCTTTTGCAAACAAAGGTCGAGAGGAGAAGAAAAAGCAGAGCCAGgaggatgaggaggaggaggaggagaagaagcctAAAGAGAACAATAAGAAAACGGATAACCTTAAGAAATGGTTCTCCTTGATCGATGCCACAACGTTTTCTAAGAAGAAACTACCTGCAAAGAAACTAGACGAGACCTTCTACGGTTTCATAGTGTTTGAAGTTGAATGGGCTAACGTGAGGGGTATCAGTTACTTGAATGAGCTACAG ACAGACACTTCTCTTGCTATAGAAGCTAAGATGATGCGAAGGTGGGAGTTTGAGAGTATCGATGAAGCTGCAACAAATATGTTTCAGTGGTTCTCTGGATCAAAATCTGAAAGGCCTTGCTTGAGGGAATATCTTGATCCATCTAAAG GAGAGGTTTTTCATGACGCTTCAACGGATTTCCCAAAAACTTCTCCTGTTGATGATGAAGTGGAAACTGACTCtccttgctgttcgagaagtgTCTTCAGCGTTGACCACTCTGTTGCAGATTATGATGAAAATGATCCCCACACACCGCCTCTGACTGGACCATACAAGAGAAGAAGATTAAGTAAAGCAATCACAAACGGAGTTGAACTTGACTATATGGGGGAAACACCCAGAAGAAAAGACAACTCATTCGACCACTGGGAAAGCCATGTCCCTGATGGTGATGAGACCATCATCGAAGCAACACGGTATAAAGACGTCCTAGTTCTCGTTAGGTTTGGCGACCGTGACCTCCCCTTCAAACTCCGAGAGGTTATAATGTCAGACATACGCTTGCTCACTCTACTCGAAGCTAATCTCCCTTCTTGGGTCTTGTTCCTCCAGTCTTACCCCTGCCTTTGCCATCTCTACCGTCCCTGGATGTGCCTTCTCGCCAGAGCGCTCTACGTGATGATATCAGTCATCACCGTCGTCATCGGCTTCTACGACCTCTACAAGAACGTCCCCGTCCTCAAAGCCACCGCGTCGCGTCTCTGCGGACCGCTCTTTGATTGGGTCGAAACGTGGGACATGGTGTCGAGGATAAAGTACTTGGGAACGATGCTGTTTCTCCACAACGTTCAGAAAGCTGTCAGGTGGGGTCTGACGATGGCGCGTGGGATGCAGTCGTTCGTCTCTTTGCTCGTGATGCCTCTGGTGAATCCTCTTTTGGAGGTTCTTGGTTTGCTCCTGCCGCTGTGGAACTCGCTCGCGGAGACGGTGTTGAGCTTGGTCTCGGTGGTTTGGATAGTGGTCGAGTCTGGTTGCAACCTCGTTGGTGATGTGGTGGAAGTGGTGCTTTTGCCTATTTGGTTGGTCGTATCAGTAGTTTTGAACATCA TAAATACTGTGTTGCTGCCTCTGCTTTGGATCTTATGGGAAGTGTTATATGCACCGATCAGGGTGGTTGCTGCATTGGCCAACGGTTTAGCTTTATCCTTCTCGTACGTATTCGATGTTCTCGGAGACTTGTGGCGGTACATGAGCAGCTTAGTGCAGTTTGCATCTGATTCTCAAGCGGCTGTGAAGACTTATGAAGTCTCCATGTGGCGTACACTTTGGAACGACCTCTTTTCTCAT GTTTTTCGTGCGGTCAGGAGTATATTAAACGGATTTGTAGCCTTCTTTGCTGCATGTAACAAACATCGGCTTAG TATATATAACCACATACAAGACTTTATCAAGAGACTGCGTGGACGAACCTTGAGAGCAGACTCAGAACATGACAGGTCTGCTAAGAACCATCAACGTAAA GGAGATGATACGAGGAGGAAGTTGCACCTTGCATAG
- the LOC106396433 gene encoding uncharacterized protein LOC106396433 isoform X3 — MCFPIDESPDRYRRSPFANKGREEKKKQSQEDEEEEEEKKPKENNKKTDNLKKWFSLIDATTFSKKKLPAKKLDETFYGFIVFEVEWANVRGISYLNELQTDTSLAIEAKMMRRWEFESIDEAATNMFQWFSGSKSERPCLREYLDPSKGEVFHDASTDFPKTSPVDDEVETDSPCCSRSVFSVDHSVADYDENDPHTPPLTGPYKRRRLSKAITNGVELDYMGETPRRKDNSFDHWESHVPDGDETIIEATRYKDVLVLVRFGDRDLPFKLREVIMSDIRLLTLLEANLPSWVLFLQSYPCLCHLYRPWMCLLARALYVMISVITVVIGFYDLYKNVPVLKATASRLCGPLFDWVETWDMVSRIKYLGTMLFLHNVQKAVRWGLTMARGMQSFVSLLVMPLVNPLLEVLGLLLPLWNSLAETVLSLVSVVWIVVESGCNLVGDVVEVVLLPIWLVVSVVLNIINTVLLPLLWILWEVLYAPIRVVAALANGLALSFSYVFDVLGDLWRYMSSLVQFASDSQAAVKTYEVSMWRTLWNDLFSHVFRAVRSILNGFVAFFAACNKHRLSIYNHIQDFIKRLRGRTLRADSEHDRSAKNHQRKGDDTRRKLHLA; from the exons tatAGACGCTCCCCTTTTGCAAACAAAGGTCGAGAGGAGAAGAAAAAGCAGAGCCAGgaggatgaggaggaggaggaggagaagaagcctAAAGAGAACAATAAGAAAACGGATAACCTTAAGAAATGGTTCTCCTTGATCGATGCCACAACGTTTTCTAAGAAGAAACTACCTGCAAAGAAACTAGACGAGACCTTCTACGGTTTCATAGTGTTTGAAGTTGAATGGGCTAACGTGAGGGGTATCAGTTACTTGAATGAGCTACAG ACAGACACTTCTCTTGCTATAGAAGCTAAGATGATGCGAAGGTGGGAGTTTGAGAGTATCGATGAAGCTGCAACAAATATGTTTCAGTGGTTCTCTGGATCAAAATCTGAAAGGCCTTGCTTGAGGGAATATCTTGATCCATCTAAAG GAGAGGTTTTTCATGACGCTTCAACGGATTTCCCAAAAACTTCTCCTGTTGATGATGAAGTGGAAACTGACTCtccttgctgttcgagaagtgTCTTCAGCGTTGACCACTCTGTTGCAGATTATGATGAAAATGATCCCCACACACCGCCTCTGACTGGACCATACAAGAGAAGAAGATTAAGTAAAGCAATCACAAACGGAGTTGAACTTGACTATATGGGGGAAACACCCAGAAGAAAAGACAACTCATTCGACCACTGGGAAAGCCATGTCCCTGATGGTGATGAGACCATCATCGAAGCAACACGGTATAAAGACGTCCTAGTTCTCGTTAGGTTTGGCGACCGTGACCTCCCCTTCAAACTCCGAGAGGTTATAATGTCAGACATACGCTTGCTCACTCTACTCGAAGCTAATCTCCCTTCTTGGGTCTTGTTCCTCCAGTCTTACCCCTGCCTTTGCCATCTCTACCGTCCCTGGATGTGCCTTCTCGCCAGAGCGCTCTACGTGATGATATCAGTCATCACCGTCGTCATCGGCTTCTACGACCTCTACAAGAACGTCCCCGTCCTCAAAGCCACCGCGTCGCGTCTCTGCGGACCGCTCTTTGATTGGGTCGAAACGTGGGACATGGTGTCGAGGATAAAGTACTTGGGAACGATGCTGTTTCTCCACAACGTTCAGAAAGCTGTCAGGTGGGGTCTGACGATGGCGCGTGGGATGCAGTCGTTCGTCTCTTTGCTCGTGATGCCTCTGGTGAATCCTCTTTTGGAGGTTCTTGGTTTGCTCCTGCCGCTGTGGAACTCGCTCGCGGAGACGGTGTTGAGCTTGGTCTCGGTGGTTTGGATAGTGGTCGAGTCTGGTTGCAACCTCGTTGGTGATGTGGTGGAAGTGGTGCTTTTGCCTATTTGGTTGGTCGTATCAGTAGTTTTGAACATCA TAAATACTGTGTTGCTGCCTCTGCTTTGGATCTTATGGGAAGTGTTATATGCACCGATCAGGGTGGTTGCTGCATTGGCCAACGGTTTAGCTTTATCCTTCTCGTACGTATTCGATGTTCTCGGAGACTTGTGGCGGTACATGAGCAGCTTAGTGCAGTTTGCATCTGATTCTCAAGCGGCTGTGAAGACTTATGAAGTCTCCATGTGGCGTACACTTTGGAACGACCTCTTTTCTCAT GTTTTTCGTGCGGTCAGGAGTATATTAAACGGATTTGTAGCCTTCTTTGCTGCATGTAACAAACATCGGCTTAG TATATATAACCACATACAAGACTTTATCAAGAGACTGCGTGGACGAACCTTGAGAGCAGACTCAGAACATGACAGGTCTGCTAAGAACCATCAACGTAAA GGAGATGATACGAGGAGGAAGTTGCACCTTGCATAG
- the LOC106396433 gene encoding uncharacterized protein LOC106396433 isoform X2 — protein sequence MGNGEETKCVFPLTSLQIGRSPFANKGREEKKKQSQEDEEEEEEKKPKENNKKTDNLKKWFSLIDATTFSKKKLPAKKLDETFYGFIVFEVEWANVRGISYLNELQTDTSLAIEAKMMRRWEFESIDEAATNMFQWFSGSKSERPCLREYLDPSKGEVFHDASTDFPKTSPVDDEVETDSPCCSRSVFSVDHSVADYDENDPHTPPLTGPYKRRRLSKAITNGVELDYMGETPRRKDNSFDHWESHVPDGDETIIEATRYKDVLVLVRFGDRDLPFKLREVIMSDIRLLTLLEANLPSWVLFLQSYPCLCHLYRPWMCLLARALYVMISVITVVIGFYDLYKNVPVLKATASRLCGPLFDWVETWDMVSRIKYLGTMLFLHNVQKAVRWGLTMARGMQSFVSLLVMPLVNPLLEVLGLLLPLWNSLAETVLSLVSVVWIVVESGCNLVGDVVEVVLLPIWLVVSVVLNIINTVLLPLLWILWEVLYAPIRVVAALANGLALSFSYVFDVLGDLWRYMSSLVQFASDSQAAVKTYEVSMWRTLWNDLFSHVFRAVRSILNGFVAFFAACNKHRLSIYNHIQDFIKRLRGRTLRADSEHDRSAKNHQRKGDDTRRKLHLA from the exons ACGCTCCCCTTTTGCAAACAAAGGTCGAGAGGAGAAGAAAAAGCAGAGCCAGgaggatgaggaggaggaggaggagaagaagcctAAAGAGAACAATAAGAAAACGGATAACCTTAAGAAATGGTTCTCCTTGATCGATGCCACAACGTTTTCTAAGAAGAAACTACCTGCAAAGAAACTAGACGAGACCTTCTACGGTTTCATAGTGTTTGAAGTTGAATGGGCTAACGTGAGGGGTATCAGTTACTTGAATGAGCTACAG ACAGACACTTCTCTTGCTATAGAAGCTAAGATGATGCGAAGGTGGGAGTTTGAGAGTATCGATGAAGCTGCAACAAATATGTTTCAGTGGTTCTCTGGATCAAAATCTGAAAGGCCTTGCTTGAGGGAATATCTTGATCCATCTAAAG GAGAGGTTTTTCATGACGCTTCAACGGATTTCCCAAAAACTTCTCCTGTTGATGATGAAGTGGAAACTGACTCtccttgctgttcgagaagtgTCTTCAGCGTTGACCACTCTGTTGCAGATTATGATGAAAATGATCCCCACACACCGCCTCTGACTGGACCATACAAGAGAAGAAGATTAAGTAAAGCAATCACAAACGGAGTTGAACTTGACTATATGGGGGAAACACCCAGAAGAAAAGACAACTCATTCGACCACTGGGAAAGCCATGTCCCTGATGGTGATGAGACCATCATCGAAGCAACACGGTATAAAGACGTCCTAGTTCTCGTTAGGTTTGGCGACCGTGACCTCCCCTTCAAACTCCGAGAGGTTATAATGTCAGACATACGCTTGCTCACTCTACTCGAAGCTAATCTCCCTTCTTGGGTCTTGTTCCTCCAGTCTTACCCCTGCCTTTGCCATCTCTACCGTCCCTGGATGTGCCTTCTCGCCAGAGCGCTCTACGTGATGATATCAGTCATCACCGTCGTCATCGGCTTCTACGACCTCTACAAGAACGTCCCCGTCCTCAAAGCCACCGCGTCGCGTCTCTGCGGACCGCTCTTTGATTGGGTCGAAACGTGGGACATGGTGTCGAGGATAAAGTACTTGGGAACGATGCTGTTTCTCCACAACGTTCAGAAAGCTGTCAGGTGGGGTCTGACGATGGCGCGTGGGATGCAGTCGTTCGTCTCTTTGCTCGTGATGCCTCTGGTGAATCCTCTTTTGGAGGTTCTTGGTTTGCTCCTGCCGCTGTGGAACTCGCTCGCGGAGACGGTGTTGAGCTTGGTCTCGGTGGTTTGGATAGTGGTCGAGTCTGGTTGCAACCTCGTTGGTGATGTGGTGGAAGTGGTGCTTTTGCCTATTTGGTTGGTCGTATCAGTAGTTTTGAACATCA TAAATACTGTGTTGCTGCCTCTGCTTTGGATCTTATGGGAAGTGTTATATGCACCGATCAGGGTGGTTGCTGCATTGGCCAACGGTTTAGCTTTATCCTTCTCGTACGTATTCGATGTTCTCGGAGACTTGTGGCGGTACATGAGCAGCTTAGTGCAGTTTGCATCTGATTCTCAAGCGGCTGTGAAGACTTATGAAGTCTCCATGTGGCGTACACTTTGGAACGACCTCTTTTCTCAT GTTTTTCGTGCGGTCAGGAGTATATTAAACGGATTTGTAGCCTTCTTTGCTGCATGTAACAAACATCGGCTTAG TATATATAACCACATACAAGACTTTATCAAGAGACTGCGTGGACGAACCTTGAGAGCAGACTCAGAACATGACAGGTCTGCTAAGAACCATCAACGTAAA GGAGATGATACGAGGAGGAAGTTGCACCTTGCATAG
- the LOC106391973 gene encoding tyrosine-protein phosphatase DSP2 isoform X1: MKLIEKTTNKFTKAEEEEDDGSEVFQSIEVAKVDQSNASPPPPSADAFATPLVEVSAAGDELNLIPPLNFAMVDNGIFRSGFPDVSNFSFLKTLGLRSIISLCPEAYPENNMQFLKSNGIKLFQFGIKGYKCPPGLENEVWLHLWNSKCQKEGSYTNANSKTSEPFVNIPDHKIREALKVLLDEKNHPLLIHCNRGKHRTGCLVGCMRKLQKWCLTSIFDEYQRFAAAKARVSDQRFMELFDVSSFKQIPMSFSCSSS, translated from the exons ATGAAACTAATTGAGAAGACGACGAACAAGTTTACCAAAGccgaggaggaagaagatgatggaagCGAGGTCTTTCAGTCGATCGAAGTGGCTAAGGTTGACCAGAGCAACGCATCTCCGCCGCCGCCATCGGCTGATGCTTTTGCTACACCATTGGTAGAGGTTTCCGCCGCCGGCGACGAACTTAACTTGATTCCACCGTTGAACTTCGCGATGGTCGACAACGGTATCTTCCGGTCTGGATTCCCGGACGTGTCTAACTTCTCATTCCTCAAGACTCTTGGTCTTCGCTCAATCAT ATCTTTGTGTCCAGAGGCGTATCCAGAGAACAACATGCAGTTCCTCAAATCTAATGGAATTAAGCTTTTTCAGTTTGGCATTAAAGGCTACAAG TGTCCCCCAGGATTAGAGAACGAGGTTTGGTTGCATCTTTGGAACTCTAAGTGTCAAAAAGAGGGTTCCTATACAAATGCAAATTCGAAAACTTCG GAGCCATTTGTAAATATCCCAGATCATAAAATCCGTGAAGCACTTAAAGTCCTTCTCG acGAGAAGAACCATCCACTTCTGATTCACTGCAACCGAGGAAAG CATAGGACAGGGTGTCTTGTTGGGTGCATGAGGAAACTCCAGAAATGGTGCTTGACATCGATTTTCGACGAGTACCAGCGATTTGCAGCGGCTAAAGCTAGAGTTTCAGATCAAAGGTTCATGGAGTTATTCGATGTTTCGAGCTTCAAGCAGATACCAATGTCTTTCTCTTGCTCGAGTAGCTAG
- the LOC106391973 gene encoding tyrosine-protein phosphatase DSP1 isoform X2 — MKLIEKTTNKFTKAEEEEDDGSEVFQSIEVAKVDQSNASPPPPSADAFATPLVEVSAAGDELNLIPPLNFAMVDNGIFRSGFPDVSNFSFLKTLGLRSIISLCPEAYPENNMQFLKSNGIKLFQFGIKGYKEPFVNIPDHKIREALKVLLDEKNHPLLIHCNRGKHRTGCLVGCMRKLQKWCLTSIFDEYQRFAAAKARVSDQRFMELFDVSSFKQIPMSFSCSSS, encoded by the exons ATGAAACTAATTGAGAAGACGACGAACAAGTTTACCAAAGccgaggaggaagaagatgatggaagCGAGGTCTTTCAGTCGATCGAAGTGGCTAAGGTTGACCAGAGCAACGCATCTCCGCCGCCGCCATCGGCTGATGCTTTTGCTACACCATTGGTAGAGGTTTCCGCCGCCGGCGACGAACTTAACTTGATTCCACCGTTGAACTTCGCGATGGTCGACAACGGTATCTTCCGGTCTGGATTCCCGGACGTGTCTAACTTCTCATTCCTCAAGACTCTTGGTCTTCGCTCAATCAT ATCTTTGTGTCCAGAGGCGTATCCAGAGAACAACATGCAGTTCCTCAAATCTAATGGAATTAAGCTTTTTCAGTTTGGCATTAAAGGCTACAAG GAGCCATTTGTAAATATCCCAGATCATAAAATCCGTGAAGCACTTAAAGTCCTTCTCG acGAGAAGAACCATCCACTTCTGATTCACTGCAACCGAGGAAAG CATAGGACAGGGTGTCTTGTTGGGTGCATGAGGAAACTCCAGAAATGGTGCTTGACATCGATTTTCGACGAGTACCAGCGATTTGCAGCGGCTAAAGCTAGAGTTTCAGATCAAAGGTTCATGGAGTTATTCGATGTTTCGAGCTTCAAGCAGATACCAATGTCTTTCTCTTGCTCGAGTAGCTAG
- the LOC125585793 gene encoding uncharacterized protein LOC125585793, translating into MADGDDGEDLLGLDLMELEDRQPQLRSLQVLGRRSSSRSSRTKKLGTKRSAPLGINRKFEILRRGSPSKRSTATVSHVAEGGEKPRRHRDDKEKASKHDERRDQVWERLTRFSTTRSGPWFMIGDFNEITGHDEKVGGRQRADSSYLPFKQMLSDCGMLEFPFAGDMLSWVGKRTGGMTVRCRLDRAVGNADWHEKFPHSSVKYMRLWGSDHRPILADILVKPMRRSKKFKFDKRWLDNEELRQVILEGWKSPDLPPEATIMEHISSCRKALGEWRRQHNVNSARLVEELKEKVEGMYADDNATTEEIASALKDLSNALKAEEMFWKQKSRVFWLREGDRNTKFFHALTKQRRARNKITQLQDVNGNIVEDEEGLVAVATSYFRQIFESSNPEDIEEALAQVPTTITGAINENLTVPVTEWEVKLALFAMHPEKAPGPDGMTALFYQKFWDIVKDDLTLMVNNFLIEGTVVNGLNDTNICLIPKTAKPNDMAQFRPISLCIVSYKIISKVLCQRLKKVLPGLISETQSAFVAGRQISDNIMIAQEVFHALRTKPSGRSKRMAIKTDMSKAYDRMEWSFIEAVMRKMGFSETWITWIMRCITSVKYKVLMNGQPRGNIVPGRGLRQGDPLQEIKDAMGIQNEGGMGTYLGIPEDISGSKCKLFAFLKDKLMHRVNGWTGRWLSKGGKEVLIKSILLALPTYVMSTFLLPLEICENLASAIARFWWSSNPPKRGIHWAKWEKVCLPREEGGIGFRMIHEFNLALLAKQLWRLVQFPDSLVARVLKGRYYKLTSPLRVNSASCPSYVWTSISAARKLLLLGIRQKIHSGYEVKVWEDPWIPTIPARPAVPVAPVMHPNMRVSDLIDQIGKDWDVGLLENYVNPEDIPLIRSLAISSSHRRDTFCWSYTRNGQYSVKSGYWVAQNLLKTAETHEILEPSITKLQAFAWKLKAPTKICHLIWQLLTGHVAVTRNLARRNMRCDNYCPRCGDLDESVTHAIFECPPALQAWTLSKTPTSPEVFPLPSVYANMDYLFWRKNSIIEPEQDRDPFPWIIWYIWKARNDKLFKGIDRDPLELVRQRVNVRPGLLRTMWHNLCGLGWVWMDNTGNTQLMGMKNIPRRESALHSEVEALRWAMENVLQHSTCQRFGTDCKELIAMLDDPHAWPSFATELERIETLQICFPEFSITHAISRYSVA; encoded by the exons ATggctgatggagatgatggcgAGGACCTGCTAGGTTTAGATCTTATGGAGTTAGAGGATAGACAACCTCAACTGAGGTCTCTTCAGGTCTTGGGACGGCGTAGCAGCTCGAGGTCATCACGGACTAAGAAGCTTGGTACGAAACGTAGTGCCCCTTTGGGCATTAACAGGAAGTTCGAGATCCTTCGTAGGGGATCTCCAAGCAAACGATCAACGGCCACAGTCTCACATGTAGCTGAGGGTGGTGAAAAGCCACGACGTCATCGTGATGACAAAGAGAAGGCGTCAAAACATGATG AAAGACGTGATcaagtttgggaacgtcttacgcgtttctcaacaacaagatCTGGACCTTGGTTTATGATAGGGGATTTCAATGAAATTACGGGTCATGATGAAAAAGTAGGAGGAAGACAACGGGCTGATAGTTCTTACCTGCCTTTTAAGCAGATGCTTAGTGATTGTGGAATGCTAGAGTTCCCTTTCGCGGGAGACATGCTTTCATGGGTAGGTAAAAGAACAGGTGGAATGACCGTTAGATGTCGCTTAGACAGGGCAGTAGGAAATGCAGATTGGCATGAGAAGTTTCCTCACTCGAGTGTCAAGTATATGAGATTGTGGGGATCGGATCATCGTCCGATTCTCGCAGATATACTCGTAAAACCAATGAGgagatcaaaaaaatttaagtttgaTAAAAGATGGCTAGACAACGAGGAGCTAAGGCAGGTCATCCTGGAGGGATGGAAATCTCCTGATTTACCTCCAGAAGCGACTATTATGGAACATATCTCTAGCTGTCGAAAAGCTTTGGGGGAATGGAGGAGGCAGCATAATGTCAACTCTGCGAGACTGGTGGAGGAATTGAAAGAGAAAGTGGAGGGCATGTATGCGGATGACAATGCTACCACTGAAGAAATTGCCTCAGCATTGAAGGACCTCTCTAATGCTCTTAAAGCAGAAGAAATGTTCTGGAAACAGAAGAGTCGAGTGTTCTGGCTAAGAGAGGGGGATAGAAATACAAAGTTTTTTCATGCACtaacaaaacagagaagagcCAGGAATAAAATTACGCAGCTCCAAGATGTGAATGGAAATATAGTTGAGGATGAAGAGGGTTTAGTAGCCGTTGCTACTAGTTATTTTAGACAGATCTTTGAATCGTCTAACCCTGAGGACATTGAAGAGGCGTTAGCTCAAGTTCCTACGACAATCACTGGGGCAATAAATGAAAACCTTACAGTTCCGGTAACGGAATGGGAGGTCAAATTGGCTCTTTTTGCTATGCATCCAGAGAAGGCTCCAGGaccagatgggatgactgcGCTATTCTATCAGAAATTCTGGGATATTGTAAAGGATGATTTAACTCTTATGGTTAATAACTTCCTTATCGAGGGAACGGTGGTGAATGgattaaatgatacaaatatatgtctcATCCCGAAGACGGCCAAGCCTAATGATATGGCTCAATTCCGACCAATAAGCTTGTGTATTGTAAGctataaaataatttcgaaggtcttatgccagagaTTAAAGAAAGTGCTACCAGGCTTGATTTCAGAGacccagtcagcctttgttgctggaAGACAGATTTCAGACAATATTATGATTGCCCAAGAAGTGTTTCACGCGCTGAGGACTAAACCAAGTGGTCGCAGTAAAAGGATGGCTATTAAGacggacatgagcaaagcatatgacAGAATGGAGTGGTCATTCATTGAAGCCGTCATGCGCAAAATGGGATTCTCAGAGACGTGGATAACCTGGATAATGCGATGCATTACGTCGGTAAAATATAAGGTGCTTATGAATGGTCAACCAAGAGGAAATATCGTTCCTGGTAGAGGTTTaagacaaggagatccttt GCAAGAGATCAAAGATGCAATGGGTATACAAAACGAAGGAGGGATGGGAACCTACTTAGGTATCCCGGAAGATATAAGTGGATCCAAGTGCAAATTGTTTGCATTCCTCAAGGACAAGTTAATGCACAGGGTAAATGGATGGACGGGTAGGTGGCTTTCAAAAGGTGGGAAGGAAGTTCTGATAAAATCTATTCTGCTAGCTCTTCCGACTTATGTCATGTCTACTTTCCTGCTCCCTTTAGAGATATGTGAAAACCTAGCTAGTGCCATCGCACGGTTCTGGTGGAGTTCAAATCCACCAAAGAGAGGAATTCACTGGGCGAAATGGGAAAAAGTTTGCCTACCAAGGGAGGAAGGAGGGATTGGGTTtcgtatgatccatgagttcaaTCTGGCATTGTTGGCAAAACAACTATGGAGGTTGGTTCAATTCCCAGACTCATTGGTCGCTCGGGTGTTGAAGGGGAGATACTACAAATTAACCTCGCCGCTGAGAGTAAACTCGGCTAGCTGCCCATCTTATGTGTGGACTAGCATTTCTGCTGCAAGGAAGTTGTTATTGCTGGGAATCAGACAGAAGATACACTCAGGTTATGAAGTAAAGGTATGGGAGGATCCGTGGATCCCAACGATCCCAGCGAGGCCGGCTGTCCCTGTGGCACCAGTAATGCATCCTAACATGAGAGTAAGCGATCTCATTGATCAGATAGGGAAGGATTGGGATGTTGGATTATTGGAGAATTATGTAAATCCCGAGGACATACCGCTTATAAGGAGTTTGGCCATCAGTTCATCTCACCGGCGCGATACTTTTTGTTGGAGCTACACAAGGAATGGCCAATActcggttaaatctggatattgggtggcCCAGAATTTATTGAAGACGGCGGAAACACATGAGATATTGGAACCGAGTATTACCAAGCTTCAAGCTTTTGCTTGGAAGTTAAAAGCGCCTACGAAAATATGTCATCTTATTTGGCAGTTATTGACTGGGCATGTTGCAGTAACAAGGAATTTAGCAAGACGTAATATGCGATGTGATAACTACTGCCCAAGATGCGGAGATTTGGATGAATCAGTCACACATGCTATCTTTGAATGCCCGCCAGCGCTACAAGCTTGGACCTTATCGAAAACCCCAACAAGCCCTGAGGTATTTCCACTACCAAGTGTCTACGCCAATATGGACTACCTATTCTGGAGAAAAAACTCTATTATTGAGCCGGAACAAGACAGAGATCCTTTTCCctggataatttggtatatctggaaagctaggaatgaTAAACTATTCAAGGGGATAGATAGAGATCCTTTGGAGTTAGTCCGCCAGAGAGTGAATGTCAGGCCTGGTTTGCTGCGAACGATGTGGCACAACCTATG TGGACTTGGATGGGTTTGGATGGACAATACGGGAAATACTCAGCTCATGGGGATGAAGAACATTCCTCGACGTGAATCAGCCTTgcattcggaagtagaagcGCTACGGTGGGCAATGGAGAATGTGCTACAGCACTCAACATGCCAGCGCTTTGGGACGGATTGTAAGGAGCTGATCGCAATGTTAGATGATCCTCATGCGTGGCCTAGCTTTGCGAcggaattggagaggatagagacgctACAGATATGCTTCCCGGAGTTTAGCATCACTCAT GCAATTTCCCGATATTCAGTTGCATGA